The proteins below are encoded in one region of Nocardia sp. XZ_19_385:
- a CDS encoding MMPL family transporter, whose amino-acid sequence MAGTVRFRIRPLLSCMVVSFLLAVAAGLLLPDCRLAGGAIDPAADSALVAQEIGVIAPQAAPNLFLLVSTPGGVSSVDDPRVSEAGRRLAAALAATDGVTGVVSAWTLPVATLRSMDGRSGLVLAHIEGDEAVQDRTLAAVRARLPDVGPGISVRLGGPAAVRAEVLAAIKADLIKAEVVAVPLVLIILLIVFGGFTAALLPIAVGVFSIVTTDAALKFLSQFTEVSIFSQNLTTAVGLGLAVDYALLLVRRFREELVTAESVDAAVERTVATAGRTVLVSAATFAAVVAVLMLFPMYFLRSFAYAGVVVVAISTFAALVFLPEALRVVGHRIGARRPEDTAPDGGRWARWTRRVLRRPWVFGIASMGLLVSLAAPFGSVLYGTMDDRQLPPGADMRATHDMLRSDFDSAALPIVQLTIPADMNLQDVHRISSELREIDDVTSVAPPPLLAEPKASSAARNRVLLVSARNGIEPTSAQGQALVAEIQRVARDHDIRAGGEIATLLDTKAALAGTAPIAAVLVIAVALLATFVLTGSVTLAVVSVLLNGMSLTASLGAIVLVFQQGHLSGLLGFTPTGVIDTTLPILIVCIAFGLSMDYGVFVMARLTEERQLGAAHGDAIVRAIQRTGGIITSAAAILTIVLLAIGASRVAATKMVGLGVALAAVVDASIVRLILVPAVLGILGERVWWAPQFLLKVAARISCCTTDSILARDGSVVRAGVASPATDRRSPLTGNVDRANKADARKTKAW is encoded by the coding sequence GGTGGTCAGCTTTCTCCTGGCCGTGGCTGCCGGACTCCTGCTACCGGATTGTCGGCTGGCAGGTGGCGCGATCGATCCGGCAGCGGACTCGGCGCTGGTAGCGCAGGAAATCGGTGTCATCGCCCCGCAGGCCGCGCCGAATCTTTTCCTGCTCGTTTCCACGCCCGGCGGTGTGTCTTCGGTCGATGACCCGCGGGTTAGCGAGGCGGGCCGACGGCTGGCCGCCGCTCTTGCGGCGACGGACGGTGTCACTGGGGTGGTCTCCGCGTGGACGCTGCCGGTGGCGACACTGCGCTCTATGGATGGGAGGTCCGGGCTCGTCCTTGCGCATATCGAAGGTGACGAGGCTGTGCAGGATCGCACCCTGGCGGCTGTGCGTGCGCGACTCCCCGATGTCGGCCCCGGGATCAGCGTCCGGTTGGGTGGGCCCGCGGCCGTGCGAGCGGAGGTGCTCGCGGCCATCAAGGCGGACCTGATCAAGGCTGAAGTTGTTGCTGTGCCGCTGGTGCTGATCATTCTGCTGATAGTTTTCGGCGGATTCACCGCCGCGCTGCTTCCGATCGCGGTCGGCGTGTTCTCCATAGTGACAACCGATGCCGCGTTGAAATTTCTCAGCCAGTTCACCGAGGTGTCGATATTCTCGCAAAACCTCACAACCGCCGTCGGATTGGGACTCGCCGTCGATTACGCCCTGCTCTTGGTGCGCCGCTTCCGGGAGGAACTTGTCACTGCGGAGAGCGTGGACGCGGCTGTCGAGCGGACTGTCGCTACCGCTGGCCGTACTGTGCTCGTGTCCGCGGCGACCTTCGCGGCGGTGGTGGCCGTGCTGATGCTGTTTCCGATGTACTTTCTGCGTTCGTTCGCTTACGCCGGTGTTGTGGTAGTTGCGATTTCGACTTTCGCGGCTCTGGTTTTCCTGCCCGAGGCGCTGAGGGTGGTCGGTCATCGGATCGGAGCTAGGCGGCCCGAGGACACCGCGCCTGATGGGGGCAGATGGGCTCGCTGGACGCGTAGGGTCCTGCGCCGCCCCTGGGTGTTCGGTATCGCCTCGATGGGACTGCTGGTATCGCTCGCGGCCCCGTTCGGCTCTGTGCTCTATGGCACCATGGACGATCGGCAACTGCCCCCTGGTGCCGACATGCGGGCTACCCATGACATGCTGCGCTCCGACTTCGACTCGGCCGCGCTACCAATTGTTCAGCTGACAATTCCGGCCGATATGAATCTTCAAGACGTGCACCGGATTTCGTCCGAGCTGCGTGAAATCGATGATGTCACGAGCGTCGCACCACCGCCTTTGCTGGCGGAGCCAAAGGCGAGTTCGGCCGCGAGGAACCGAGTGCTGCTGGTGTCGGCGCGCAATGGAATCGAACCCACCTCTGCGCAGGGGCAGGCCTTGGTTGCCGAAATCCAGCGTGTCGCCCGCGATCACGATATCCGAGCGGGCGGTGAGATCGCGACGCTGCTGGACACCAAAGCTGCGCTCGCCGGAACCGCGCCGATAGCTGCGGTCTTGGTGATCGCTGTCGCGTTGCTGGCGACCTTCGTGCTGACCGGAAGCGTAACTCTCGCGGTGGTTTCGGTGTTACTCAACGGCATGAGTTTGACCGCGAGTCTCGGCGCGATCGTGCTCGTCTTCCAGCAAGGGCACCTCTCCGGATTGCTCGGTTTCACCCCGACCGGCGTCATCGACACCACGCTTCCGATCCTGATCGTCTGCATTGCGTTCGGATTGTCTATGGACTATGGGGTTTTCGTGATGGCGCGGTTGACCGAGGAGCGGCAACTCGGTGCCGCACACGGCGATGCCATCGTTCGAGCCATCCAGCGTACCGGTGGAATCATCACCTCCGCGGCGGCCATTTTGACCATTGTGTTGCTCGCCATTGGCGCGTCTCGGGTCGCCGCGACAAAGATGGTCGGCCTGGGTGTCGCCCTCGCCGCTGTCGTGGACGCCAGCATCGTTCGGCTGATCCTGGTGCCGGCTGTCCTCGGGATTCTCGGTGAGAGGGTTTGGTGGGCTCCGCAGTTCCTGCTGAAGGTTGCCGCGCGGATAAGTTGTTGCACAACGGATTCCATCCTTGCTCGTGATGGTTCGGTTGTCCGAGCCGGAGTGGCAAGCCCGGCCACCGATCGGAGGTCACCCCTGACCGGAAACGTGGACCGCGCCAACAAGGCGGACGCGCGAAAAACGAAGGCATGGTAG